In the genome of Actinomadura graeca, one region contains:
- the hutI gene encoding imidazolonepropionase, with protein MSITVTNIGELVTNEPGTGEGPLGVLRDAAVVIDGGTVAWTGPASRAPAADTSFDAAGRAVLPGFVDSHAHLVFAGERAEEFAARMSGRPYGAGGIRTTVARTRAASDDRLRANLRRLVDEMARQGTTTVECKSGYGLTVEQEERAVRIAAEVADEVTYLGAHVVPPEYGDDTDAYVDLVTTGMLSACAPHARWVDVFCEEGAFDAGQARAVLQAGVKAGLAPRVHANQLTQGPGVRLAVELDAASADHCTFLGDADVDALASSRTVATLLPGVEFSTRQPYPDARRLLDAGATVALATDCNPGSCFSSSMAFCIAVAVRDMRMTPAEAVWSATAGGAHALRRTDVGRLGPGARADVLLLDAPSHIHLAYRPGVPQVAAVWKGGRQVAPR; from the coding sequence GTGAGCATCACCGTCACGAACATCGGGGAACTGGTCACCAACGAGCCCGGGACCGGGGAGGGCCCGCTCGGCGTCCTCCGCGACGCCGCCGTCGTGATCGACGGCGGGACGGTCGCCTGGACGGGCCCGGCCTCCCGGGCCCCCGCCGCCGACACCTCGTTCGACGCCGCCGGACGCGCCGTCCTCCCCGGCTTCGTCGACTCCCACGCCCACCTCGTCTTCGCCGGGGAACGCGCCGAGGAGTTCGCCGCCCGCATGAGCGGCCGCCCCTACGGCGCGGGCGGCATCCGCACGACGGTCGCCCGCACCCGCGCCGCGTCCGACGACCGCCTGCGCGCCAACCTGCGCCGCCTCGTCGACGAGATGGCCCGGCAGGGGACGACGACCGTCGAGTGCAAGTCCGGCTACGGCCTCACCGTCGAGCAGGAGGAACGCGCCGTCCGCATCGCCGCGGAGGTCGCCGACGAGGTCACCTACCTCGGCGCGCACGTCGTCCCGCCCGAGTACGGCGACGACACCGACGCCTACGTCGACCTGGTCACCACCGGCATGCTCTCCGCCTGCGCCCCCCACGCCCGCTGGGTGGACGTCTTCTGCGAGGAGGGCGCCTTCGACGCCGGCCAGGCCCGCGCCGTGCTCCAGGCAGGGGTGAAGGCGGGCCTGGCCCCCCGCGTCCACGCCAACCAGCTCACCCAGGGCCCGGGCGTCCGCCTCGCCGTGGAGCTGGACGCCGCGTCCGCCGACCACTGCACGTTCCTCGGCGACGCCGACGTCGACGCCCTCGCGTCCTCCCGCACCGTCGCGACGCTGCTGCCCGGCGTCGAGTTCTCCACCCGCCAGCCCTACCCGGACGCGCGCCGCCTCCTGGACGCGGGTGCCACCGTCGCCCTCGCCACCGACTGCAACCCCGGCTCCTGCTTCAGCTCCAGCATGGCCTTCTGCATCGCCGTGGCCGTCCGCGACATGCGCATGACCCCGGCCGAGGCCGTCTGGTCCGCCACCGCAGGCGGTGCCCACGCGCTACGCCGTACCGACGTGGGCCGCCTAGGGCCCGGCGCGCGCGCGGACGTTCTGCTACTGGACGCCCCGTCGCACATCCATCTCGCCTACCGCCCCGGCGTCCCCCAGGTCGCCGCCGTGTGGAAGGGCGGACGTCAGGTGGCGCCGAGGTAG
- a CDS encoding serine/threonine-protein kinase: protein MPVLPLDRDDPRSAGDYRLTGRLGEGGQGVVYLGEGPSGERVAVKMLKTTDSAARARFAREMRAAQQVAAFCTAAVLDSSADGELPYVVSEFIDGPSLQQRVQEHGPLRGGELERLAVNTASALAAIHGAGIVHRDLKPANVLLGPDGPRVVDFGIARAIDAETHTQLVGTPAYFAPEWLDGHPPTDRSDVFAWAGTMVFAATGHPPFGPTTSVAATMHRIANGAPDLGGVPPSLLPLLAECLAKDPAGRPAARELMVRLVDPSAGPPTVPGPSGAPVPSPVPPSFPPPVPSPGQAAPTLPPVPLSQTAAPTADPTVVPAAGRRRGRLAVAVAVPLAALVMAGAAAYALTREGEKPPQAGRSSAATASDVSGQKSATPGPSATRPSGTAAVVPAEFGGTWKGTLTQTGGITTGDSSTTATLRLEGGTGGGTSEYATWGCEDTLAVTSVSGSTVVFQETPRTSDGTAGFCIGGTVTLKLVSGTLEYTSPGVGTTRGTLRRAG from the coding sequence ATGCCCGTCCTGCCCCTGGACCGCGACGATCCCCGCTCCGCCGGCGATTACCGGCTGACGGGCCGGCTCGGCGAGGGCGGCCAGGGCGTGGTGTACCTCGGTGAGGGGCCGTCGGGGGAACGCGTCGCGGTCAAGATGCTGAAGACCACCGACTCCGCCGCCCGCGCGCGCTTCGCGCGGGAGATGCGCGCGGCCCAGCAGGTCGCCGCGTTCTGCACCGCGGCCGTCCTCGACTCCTCGGCGGACGGCGAGCTGCCCTACGTGGTCAGCGAGTTCATCGACGGGCCGTCCCTCCAGCAGCGCGTCCAGGAGCACGGCCCTTTGCGCGGCGGCGAGCTGGAACGGCTGGCGGTCAACACCGCGAGCGCGCTCGCCGCCATCCACGGCGCCGGGATCGTGCACCGCGACCTCAAGCCCGCCAACGTCCTGCTCGGCCCGGACGGCCCCCGGGTCGTCGACTTCGGCATCGCGCGGGCCATCGACGCCGAGACCCACACCCAGCTCGTCGGCACGCCCGCCTACTTCGCCCCCGAATGGCTGGACGGGCACCCGCCGACGGACCGCTCCGACGTGTTCGCCTGGGCGGGCACCATGGTCTTCGCGGCCACCGGCCACCCGCCATTCGGGCCCACCACCAGCGTCGCGGCCACCATGCACCGCATCGCCAACGGCGCGCCCGACCTGGGCGGGGTGCCGCCGTCCCTGCTGCCGCTGCTCGCCGAGTGCCTCGCCAAGGACCCCGCCGGGCGTCCCGCAGCCCGCGAGCTGATGGTGCGGCTCGTGGACCCTTCCGCCGGGCCGCCGACCGTCCCGGGTCCCTCGGGCGCGCCGGTCCCGTCACCGGTTCCGCCGTCCTTCCCGCCGCCGGTCCCGTCGCCGGGACAGGCCGCGCCGACGCTTCCGCCGGTCCCGCTCTCCCAGACCGCCGCCCCGACCGCCGACCCCACCGTCGTCCCAGCCGCCGGCCGTCGCCGCGGGCGGCTCGCCGTGGCCGTCGCCGTCCCCCTCGCCGCGCTCGTGATGGCGGGCGCGGCGGCGTACGCCCTGACGAGGGAGGGCGAGAAGCCACCGCAGGCCGGGCGCTCATCAGCCGCCACGGCCTCCGACGTCTCCGGCCAGAAGTCCGCCACTCCCGGCCCGTCCGCGACGCGCCCGTCCGGCACGGCCGCCGTCGTGCCCGCCGAGTTCGGCGGGACCTGGAAGGGGACGCTGACGCAGACCGGCGGGATCACCACGGGCGACTCGTCCACGACCGCGACATTGCGGCTGGAGGGCGGCACCGGGGGCGGCACCTCCGAGTACGCCACCTGGGGCTGCGAGGACACCCTCGCCGTCACCAGCGTGTCCGGTTCGACGGTGGTGTTCCAGGAGACCCCGCGGACCAGCGACGGGACGGCCGGGTTCTGCATCGGCGGCACCGTGACGCTGAAACTGGTGTCCGGCACGCTGGAGTACACCTCGCCCGGCGTGGGGACCACCAGGGGAACACTCCGCCGCGCCGGCTGA
- a CDS encoding flavin reductase family protein, with protein MAVLTVRDGRDDLGTTVTSFTSVSLEPPMVLAGVGSSSYLAEVLRRRERWAATVLAAGQRALAGRFAAEGRPSARLLLAGEPHHRGPLTGALIPGSGLAALECETRQAVDAGDHTLFVAEVLSADYVARGEKPLIRVNRRYLGAT; from the coding sequence GTGGCCGTGCTGACGGTCCGGGACGGCCGCGACGACCTCGGCACGACCGTGACCTCGTTCACGTCGGTGTCCCTGGAGCCGCCGATGGTCCTGGCGGGCGTGGGCTCGTCGTCCTACCTGGCCGAGGTCCTGCGGCGCCGCGAGCGGTGGGCCGCGACCGTCCTCGCCGCGGGCCAGCGCGCCCTCGCGGGACGCTTCGCCGCCGAGGGCCGCCCGAGCGCCCGCCTGCTCCTCGCGGGCGAGCCCCACCACCGCGGCCCCCTGACCGGCGCGCTCATCCCCGGCTCCGGCCTGGCCGCCCTCGAATGCGAGACACGCCAGGCCGTCGACGCCGGCGATCACACGCTCTTCGTCGCCGAGGTCCTGTCCGCGGACTACGTCGCCCGCGGGGAGAAGCCGCTGATCCGGGTCAACCGCCGCTACCTCGGCGCCACCTGA
- a CDS encoding GntR family transcriptional regulator: MPDRPAYLRIADTLREGIRDGSLPQGARLPTMAELCDIHGVSEIVVRQAVALLRQQGLVETRRGGGTVVRVVPPARRVAMDRYRAVTRPMAVPETTFTRDQRITWEEYRLDKEFTRVRADDDLGALFELPTGTELLRRRFVFYARGEPQQISVNFLPWDLVGDTPVSDPGREPWPGGTLAQLAYLGHPPTRVEEAVRSRMPTPEEAEALRMTGGVPVLAITRRMLAGAGVMEVCRDIVLPADRVVLDYSIDL; encoded by the coding sequence GTGCCGGACCGTCCCGCCTACCTGCGCATCGCCGACACGCTGCGAGAGGGGATCCGGGACGGCAGCCTTCCGCAAGGAGCCCGGCTGCCGACCATGGCCGAGCTGTGCGACATCCACGGCGTCTCGGAGATCGTCGTGCGGCAGGCCGTCGCGCTGCTCCGCCAGCAGGGGCTCGTGGAGACCAGGCGCGGTGGTGGCACCGTCGTGCGGGTCGTCCCCCCGGCGCGCCGTGTCGCGATGGACCGCTACCGCGCGGTCACCCGGCCGATGGCCGTTCCCGAGACGACGTTCACCCGGGACCAGCGGATCACCTGGGAGGAGTACCGCCTCGACAAGGAGTTCACCCGCGTGCGCGCCGACGACGACCTGGGCGCGCTGTTCGAGCTGCCCACCGGCACCGAGCTGCTCCGCCGCCGGTTCGTCTTCTACGCCCGCGGCGAGCCGCAGCAGATCTCCGTCAACTTCCTGCCGTGGGACCTCGTCGGCGACACGCCGGTCTCCGACCCCGGCCGCGAGCCGTGGCCCGGCGGGACGCTCGCGCAACTGGCCTATCTCGGCCACCCGCCGACCCGCGTGGAGGAGGCCGTCCGTTCCCGTATGCCGACGCCGGAGGAGGCCGAGGCGCTCCGGATGACCGGCGGCGTCCCCGTCCTCGCCATCACCCGCCGGATGCTGGCGGGCGCGGGCGTCATGGAGGTGTGCCGCGACATCGTCCTGCCCGCGGACCGCGTCGTCCTGGACTACTCGATCGACCTCTGA
- a CDS encoding NUDIX domain-containing protein — protein sequence MGDGDGWAGCGQGHTHWGRFGAAGLLAYHRDAGGQLWVLLQQRAWWGLGGGTWGMFGGALHSHEDAVTGALRETSEECTLDPGDVDVQGTSVEDHGGWSFTSVTGALPERVEVRPASRETRKAEWVRAEEVEDRKLFAPFARSWPRLQDAMKKLVLVVDAANVVGARADGWWKDRAGANARLRDELATLNRGVQGIPGGLVSYDRAFPEVVLVVEGAARKVADEQGEGVRVVAAPGSGDDHIVGLLGDPRPDTVHLVVTADRELRARCEGEGAAVTGPRWLLDRLP from the coding sequence ATGGGAGACGGCGACGGCTGGGCCGGATGCGGGCAGGGCCACACCCACTGGGGCCGGTTCGGCGCCGCCGGGCTGCTGGCCTACCACCGCGACGCGGGCGGGCAGCTCTGGGTGCTGCTCCAGCAGCGCGCCTGGTGGGGCCTCGGCGGTGGCACGTGGGGCATGTTCGGGGGCGCGCTGCACAGCCATGAGGACGCCGTGACCGGCGCCCTCCGCGAAACCTCCGAGGAGTGCACGCTCGATCCCGGGGACGTGGACGTGCAGGGCACCAGCGTCGAGGACCACGGCGGCTGGTCGTTCACGTCCGTGACAGGGGCGCTCCCCGAGCGCGTCGAGGTGAGGCCCGCGTCGCGGGAGACGCGCAAGGCCGAGTGGGTGCGCGCCGAGGAGGTCGAGGACCGCAAGCTGTTCGCACCGTTCGCCCGCTCCTGGCCGCGTCTCCAGGACGCGATGAAGAAACTCGTCCTCGTCGTGGACGCGGCGAACGTCGTCGGCGCGCGCGCGGACGGCTGGTGGAAGGACAGGGCGGGCGCGAACGCCCGTCTGCGTGACGAGCTCGCGACGCTGAACAGGGGCGTGCAGGGGATCCCGGGCGGCCTCGTCTCCTATGACCGGGCGTTCCCGGAGGTCGTCCTGGTCGTCGAGGGCGCGGCGCGGAAGGTCGCCGACGAGCAGGGCGAGGGCGTGCGCGTCGTCGCGGCGCCCGGCAGCGGCGACGACCACATCGTCGGGCTCCTCGGCGATCCCCGCCCGGACACGGTCCACCTGGTCGTGACGGCCGACCGGGAGCTCCGCGCCCGCTGCGAGGGCGAGGGCGCCGCCGTCACCGGCCCCCGCTGGCTCCTCGACCGCCTCCCCTGA
- the sppA gene encoding signal peptide peptidase SppA: MVDPGTVVNVIKQARDRRTAPLILELDLTEGIVETAPADPISAIMSMRRTNLRDVLDGLRRARSDSRVRALVVKVTGGAGLALAQELREAVQAFREAGKLAVAWAETFGEGGRGTVPFYLATAFDTIYLQPTGEVGLTGVALEEPFFAGALEKAGVRPRFAKRYEYKTMANTFMERTYTPEHEESSQRLVTSIGEQITEGIAAARGLTAEKVRELTDRGPLLADEALEEGLVDRLGYRDEVYADLRERFGETAQLRYVARYNRTHGLARRLPQPGRQDFVALINGHGPIRLGRSGRGGPLPNSGPAMGSDTVGAAFRAATKDDRVKAIVFRVNSPGGSAVASDAIWREVVLARRAGKPVIVSMGDVAASGGYYVAMAADTIVAQPGTITGSIGVVVGKAVVNGLLERVGIGLGTVADGEHARMFSATKDFSDSEWERVNASLDRIYDDFTTKVAEGRELSRDRVHELARGRVWTGADAKDGGLVDELGGLDLALDLARKRSGLAADAPVRTYPHTSPLERLRPPESSEDRAAAAARFDGWGSLGGLAARLGLPAAGPLTLPGSWEIR; encoded by the coding sequence ATGGTGGATCCCGGCACGGTCGTCAACGTCATCAAGCAGGCCCGGGACCGGCGGACGGCCCCGCTGATCCTGGAGCTGGACCTCACCGAGGGCATCGTGGAGACCGCGCCCGCGGACCCGATCTCGGCGATCATGTCCATGCGCCGCACCAACCTGCGGGACGTCCTGGACGGGCTGCGCCGCGCCCGCTCCGACAGCCGTGTCCGGGCCCTGGTCGTGAAGGTGACCGGCGGGGCCGGGCTGGCGCTCGCGCAGGAGCTGCGGGAGGCCGTCCAGGCGTTCCGCGAGGCGGGCAAGCTCGCCGTCGCCTGGGCGGAGACGTTCGGCGAGGGCGGCCGGGGCACCGTCCCGTTCTACCTGGCCACCGCCTTCGACACGATCTACCTCCAGCCCACCGGCGAGGTCGGCCTCACCGGCGTGGCGCTTGAGGAGCCCTTCTTCGCGGGCGCGCTGGAGAAGGCGGGGGTCCGGCCGCGCTTCGCCAAGCGGTACGAGTACAAGACCATGGCGAACACGTTCATGGAGCGGACGTACACGCCCGAGCACGAGGAGTCGTCCCAGCGGCTCGTGACGTCCATCGGCGAGCAGATCACCGAGGGCATCGCCGCCGCCCGCGGGCTGACCGCCGAGAAGGTCCGCGAGCTCACCGACCGCGGCCCGCTGCTCGCGGACGAGGCCCTGGAAGAGGGCCTGGTCGACCGGCTCGGCTACCGCGACGAGGTGTACGCCGACCTGCGCGAGCGGTTCGGCGAGACCGCCCAGCTGCGCTACGTGGCCCGCTACAACCGCACGCACGGCCTCGCCCGGCGCCTCCCGCAGCCGGGGCGGCAGGACTTCGTCGCCCTGATCAACGGGCACGGCCCGATCCGCCTCGGCCGCAGCGGGCGCGGCGGCCCGCTGCCGAACTCCGGTCCCGCGATGGGCTCGGACACCGTCGGCGCCGCGTTCCGGGCCGCCACGAAGGACGACCGGGTCAAGGCGATCGTCTTCCGGGTGAACAGCCCCGGCGGCTCCGCCGTGGCCTCCGACGCGATCTGGCGCGAGGTCGTGCTGGCCCGCCGCGCCGGCAAGCCCGTGATCGTCTCGATGGGCGACGTCGCCGCGTCCGGCGGCTACTACGTGGCGATGGCGGCGGACACGATCGTCGCGCAGCCCGGCACGATCACCGGCTCGATCGGCGTCGTGGTCGGCAAGGCCGTGGTGAACGGCCTGCTGGAGCGCGTCGGCATCGGCCTCGGCACCGTCGCCGACGGCGAGCACGCCCGCATGTTCAGCGCCACCAAGGACTTCAGCGACTCCGAGTGGGAGCGCGTCAACGCCTCCCTCGACCGGATCTACGACGACTTCACCACCAAGGTCGCCGAGGGCCGCGAGCTGTCCCGCGACCGTGTCCACGAGCTTGCCCGGGGCCGGGTCTGGACGGGCGCCGACGCCAAGGACGGCGGCCTGGTGGACGAGCTGGGCGGCCTCGACCTGGCCCTCGACCTGGCGCGCAAGCGGTCCGGGCTCGCCGCCGACGCGCCGGTGCGCACCTACCCGCACACCTCGCCGCTGGAGCGGCTGCGCCCGCCGGAGTCCAGCGAGGACCGCGCGGCCGCGGCCGCCCGCTTCGACGGCTGGGGCTCCCTCGGCGGGCTCGCCGCCCGGCTGGGCCTGCCCGCCGCAGGTCCCCTCACCCTCCCCGGCTCCTGGGAGATCCGCTGA
- the glgB gene encoding 1,4-alpha-glucan branching protein GlgB: MARVTRAEIERLVGGDHHDPHGILGAHPDGGVVTVRALRPLAERVEVVLPDGGRHPLRHVHEGVFAGTLPEGAALAGGDGDRAPLAVPDYRLAVTYGDGAETVQDDPYRHLPTLGELDLHLISEGRHEELWRALGARVRTYASAFGPAGGVGFAVWAPTARGVRVVGDFNHWDGRAHPMRSLGSTGVWELFVPGIGDGTRYKYEILGADGVWRTKADPLAQATEQPPATASRVFTPSYEWRDSAWMDGRKEHDWLREPMSVYEVHLGSWRSGLGYRELATELTAYVKDMGFTHVELLPIAEHPYGPSWGYQVTSYYAPTSRFGNPDDFRHLVDELHRAGIGVIIDWVPAHFPKDEWALARFDGTALYEHDDPQRGEHPDWGTLVFDYGRAEVRNFLVANASFWLEEFHIDGLRVDAVASMLYLDYSRNEGEWSPNIYGGRENLEAISFLQEMNATVYKRNPGVMTIAEESTAWPGVSRPTHLGGLGFGFKWNMGWMHDTLQYLSHEPVFRHFHHNEITFSLVYAFSENYVLPLSHDEVVHGKGSLLSKMPGDTWQQFAGLRALLAYMWSHPGKQLLFMGQEFGQGAEWAEERPLDWWLLDNAAEGALHLGLQKLVREMNHAYQAAPALWTRDSDHEGFRWIDGNDAGGNTLSFLRYGSAETGEPPVLACVVNFAGNPHEGYRLGLPRAGVWREVLNTDAFEYGGSGVGNLGRVETTDEPWHGLPASAVLRVPPLGAVWLVPEEQKPEVPSAEGQAAEAQSAQGQSSREQGSRARSPQKRSPQKRSPQKRSPRKRSAGEPEAGKQSTRRGLPQGD; this comes from the coding sequence ATGGCACGGGTGACGCGCGCGGAGATCGAGCGGCTCGTCGGAGGCGACCACCACGATCCGCACGGCATCCTCGGAGCCCATCCCGACGGCGGCGTCGTGACCGTGCGCGCGCTGCGGCCGCTCGCCGAGCGGGTCGAGGTCGTGCTGCCGGACGGCGGCCGGCATCCGCTGCGCCACGTCCACGAGGGCGTCTTCGCGGGCACGCTGCCCGAGGGCGCCGCGCTCGCGGGCGGCGACGGGGACCGCGCGCCGCTCGCGGTGCCCGACTACCGGCTGGCCGTGACGTACGGGGACGGCGCCGAGACCGTCCAGGACGATCCGTACCGCCACCTCCCGACGCTCGGCGAGCTCGACCTGCACCTGATCAGCGAGGGGCGGCACGAGGAGCTGTGGCGGGCGCTCGGCGCGCGGGTCCGCACCTACGCCTCCGCGTTCGGCCCGGCCGGCGGCGTCGGCTTCGCCGTGTGGGCGCCGACCGCGCGGGGCGTCCGGGTCGTCGGCGACTTCAACCACTGGGACGGCCGCGCCCACCCCATGCGCTCGCTGGGCTCCACCGGCGTCTGGGAGCTGTTCGTCCCGGGCATCGGCGACGGCACGCGCTACAAGTACGAGATCCTCGGCGCCGACGGCGTGTGGCGCACGAAGGCCGACCCCCTGGCCCAGGCCACCGAGCAGCCCCCGGCCACGGCGTCTCGGGTGTTCACCCCGTCCTACGAGTGGCGCGACAGCGCGTGGATGGACGGCCGCAAGGAGCACGACTGGCTGCGCGAGCCGATGAGCGTGTACGAGGTGCACCTCGGCTCCTGGCGATCCGGCCTCGGCTACCGGGAGCTGGCCACGGAACTGACCGCGTACGTGAAGGACATGGGTTTCACGCACGTGGAACTGCTTCCCATCGCCGAGCACCCCTATGGGCCGTCCTGGGGCTACCAGGTGACGTCCTATTACGCGCCGACCTCGCGCTTCGGGAATCCGGACGACTTCCGGCACCTCGTGGACGAGCTGCACCGGGCCGGCATCGGCGTGATCATCGACTGGGTGCCCGCGCACTTCCCCAAGGACGAGTGGGCCCTGGCGCGCTTCGACGGCACCGCCCTCTATGAGCACGACGACCCCCAGCGCGGCGAGCACCCCGACTGGGGCACGCTCGTCTTCGACTACGGCCGCGCCGAGGTCCGCAACTTCCTGGTCGCCAACGCCTCGTTCTGGCTGGAGGAGTTCCACATCGACGGGCTGCGCGTCGACGCGGTGGCCTCCATGCTGTACCTGGACTACTCCCGCAACGAGGGCGAGTGGTCGCCGAACATCTACGGCGGGCGGGAGAACCTGGAGGCCATCTCCTTCCTCCAGGAGATGAACGCGACGGTCTACAAGCGCAACCCGGGCGTCATGACGATCGCCGAGGAGTCCACGGCGTGGCCCGGGGTCTCCCGTCCCACCCACCTCGGCGGGCTCGGCTTCGGTTTCAAGTGGAACATGGGCTGGATGCACGACACGCTCCAGTACCTGAGCCACGAGCCCGTCTTCCGGCACTTCCACCACAACGAGATCACGTTCTCGCTGGTGTACGCGTTCTCGGAGAACTACGTCCTGCCGCTGTCGCACGACGAGGTGGTGCACGGGAAGGGCTCGCTGCTCAGCAAGATGCCGGGCGACACCTGGCAGCAGTTCGCGGGGCTCCGCGCCCTGCTCGCCTACATGTGGTCGCATCCGGGCAAGCAGCTGCTGTTCATGGGCCAGGAGTTCGGCCAGGGCGCCGAATGGGCCGAGGAGCGCCCGCTCGACTGGTGGCTGCTGGACAACGCCGCCGAGGGCGCCCTGCATCTCGGGCTCCAGAAGCTCGTCCGCGAGATGAACCACGCCTACCAGGCGGCGCCCGCGCTGTGGACGCGCGACAGCGACCACGAGGGCTTCCGCTGGATCGACGGCAACGACGCGGGCGGGAACACGCTGTCCTTCCTGCGGTACGGCTCGGCGGAGACGGGCGAGCCGCCGGTTTTGGCGTGCGTCGTCAACTTCGCGGGGAATCCGCACGAGGGCTACCGGCTCGGCCTCCCGCGTGCGGGCGTCTGGCGCGAGGTCCTCAACACCGACGCCTTCGAGTACGGCGGCAGCGGCGTCGGCAACCTCGGGCGCGTCGAGACGACCGACGAGCCGTGGCACGGCCTCCCCGCGTCCGCCGTCCTGCGCGTCCCGCCGCTGGGCGCGGTCTGGCTCGTCCCCGAGGAACAGAAGCCCGAGGTACCGAGCGCCGAAGGACAAGCAGCCGAGGCACAGAGTGCCCAGGGACAAAGCTCCCGGGAACAGGGTTCCCGGGCACGAAGCCCCCAGAAACGAAGCCCCCAGAAACGAAGCCCCCAGAAACGGAGCCCTCGGAAACGGAGCGCGGGAGAACCGGAAGCCGGGAAGCAGAGCACCCGCAGGGGGCTTCCTCAGGGCGACTAG
- a CDS encoding ACT domain-containing protein, producing MTAQRLHVVPSQFMVEHLPNATFPEDDEWIALVRAPEGLTVVRDASPFAETERWAGFYGDAGHGLDTPGMLAAVVGPLAEAGVPVFVASTYHADLVLVPEHRLKDATDTLAGAGHRVTAP from the coding sequence ATGACCGCCCAGCGCCTGCACGTCGTCCCGTCACAGTTCATGGTGGAGCACCTGCCGAACGCGACGTTCCCCGAAGACGACGAGTGGATCGCGCTGGTGCGGGCCCCGGAGGGCCTCACCGTCGTCCGGGACGCATCGCCGTTCGCCGAGACGGAGCGGTGGGCCGGCTTCTACGGCGACGCCGGTCACGGCCTGGACACCCCGGGGATGCTGGCCGCGGTCGTCGGGCCCTTGGCCGAGGCCGGGGTGCCGGTCTTCGTCGCGTCCACCTACCACGCCGACCTGGTGCTTGTCCCCGAGCACCGCCTGAAGGACGCGACCGACACCCTCGCGGGAGCCGGGCACCGCGTCACCGCGCCCTGA
- a CDS encoding maltokinase N-terminal cap-like domain-containing protein, with amino-acid sequence MRPADPSLERLLAGWLPRQRWFGGKDGPIDHLTIGTTTQLLTGDPALHHLVLDVHQNTTTDHYQLLLGTRHHLPDRLRPHEIGHLAGDSPGHLYDAAHDPDLTRILLEHMARETSVGPLRFRHAPGADIRADLEGAPVMAEQSNTSLVFGGTYICKLFRRLSPGVNPDLEVNLALSREGCTHVPAVHGWIELEPDAAGGEPVTLGLLSEFLSTGTDGWRLALTSVRDWYAQPEPLQAAAAGGDFAAEAGRLGAATAEVHRDLAAAFGVTRAAADEVRAMARGMAEQLDLAGAAVPELRPHAPAIRAAFDRLAAGTEALRVQRVHGDYHLGQVMRTESGWVLLDFEGEPARTPAERRAPAHPLRDVAGMLRSFEYAARFPLAGDDAVPSGAADALERRARAWAERNREAFCAGYAAAGGPDPAAHETLVRAFELDKAVYEVRYEARNRPSWLPVPLRSLERLAGVQRSIE; translated from the coding sequence ATGCGGCCGGCCGACCCGTCCCTGGAGCGGCTCCTGGCGGGATGGCTGCCCCGGCAGCGGTGGTTCGGCGGCAAGGACGGCCCCATCGACCACCTCACCATCGGCACCACCACCCAGCTGCTCACCGGCGACCCCGCCCTCCACCACCTCGTCCTCGACGTCCACCAGAACACCACCACCGACCACTACCAGCTCCTCCTCGGCACCCGCCACCACCTCCCCGACCGGCTGCGCCCGCACGAGATCGGGCACCTCGCCGGTGACTCTCCCGGGCACCTCTACGACGCGGCGCACGACCCGGACCTGACCCGGATCCTGCTGGAGCACATGGCCCGGGAGACGTCCGTCGGCCCGCTGCGGTTCCGGCATGCGCCGGGCGCCGACATCCGGGCGGACCTTGAGGGCGCGCCCGTCATGGCCGAGCAGAGCAACACCTCGCTGGTCTTCGGCGGGACCTACATCTGCAAGCTGTTCCGCCGCCTGTCCCCCGGCGTGAACCCGGACCTGGAGGTCAACCTCGCGTTGTCGCGCGAGGGCTGCACGCATGTCCCGGCCGTGCACGGCTGGATCGAGCTGGAGCCGGACGCCGCGGGCGGCGAGCCGGTCACGCTCGGGCTGCTCTCGGAGTTCCTGAGCACGGGCACGGACGGCTGGCGGCTCGCGCTCACCAGCGTCCGCGACTGGTACGCCCAGCCCGAGCCGCTCCAGGCGGCGGCCGCCGGGGGCGACTTCGCCGCCGAGGCCGGGCGGCTCGGCGCCGCCACCGCCGAGGTCCACCGCGACCTCGCGGCGGCGTTCGGGGTGACGCGGGCGGCGGCGGACGAGGTGCGCGCGATGGCCCGCGGGATGGCCGAGCAGCTGGACCTGGCCGGCGCCGCCGTCCCCGAGCTGCGCCCGCACGCCCCGGCGATCCGCGCGGCGTTCGACCGTCTCGCGGCGGGCACGGAGGCGCTGCGGGTGCAGCGCGTCCACGGCGACTACCACCTCGGGCAGGTCATGCGGACCGAGTCCGGCTGGGTGCTGCTGGACTTCGAGGGCGAGCCCGCGCGGACCCCGGCCGAGCGCCGGGCGCCCGCGCATCCGCTCCGCGACGTCGCCGGGATGCTGCGCTCCTTCGAGTACGCGGCGCGGTTCCCGCTGGCCGGGGACGACGCCGTGCCCTCCGGCGCTGCGGACGCGCTGGAGCGGCGGGCGCGGGCGTGGGCGGAGCGGAACCGGGAGGCGTTCTGCGCCGGGTACGCGGCGGCAGGCGGCCCCGACCCGGCCGCGCACGAGACGCTGGTGCGGGCGTTCGAGCTGGACAAGGCGGTGTACGAGGTCCGCTACGAGGCGCGGAACCGGCCGTCCTGGCTGCCGGTCCCGCTCCGCTCCCTGGAACGCCTGGCGGGCGTTCAGAGGTCGATCGAGTAG